Proteins from a genomic interval of Pseudomonas sp. RC10:
- a CDS encoding glycosyltransferase family 2 protein, producing MNVSLVVPLYNEERSIGLFYRAVREDVQLRRWTVEIVFIDDGSQDQTGRIAKRIVQRDPLVVLLTLSRNFGKEAALFAGIEHATGDAVIPVDVDLQDPISVIAQLIEAWGDGAEVVLAKRRHRSMDSVFKRCSAALFYKILRRISATRIDENVGDFRLLDRKVVEVIKGMPEQQMFMKGLLSWAGFDTVTVEYDRAPRAAGSSTFNVWKLWNLALDGITSFSTVPLRVWTYVGGVISLLTLAYSVYLILNFALNGNPVPGYSSLMVSILFLGGVQLIGIGIMGEYIGRIYLESKHRPRYVVKQIIRHEDANG from the coding sequence GTGAACGTCTCGCTGGTGGTGCCGCTCTACAACGAGGAACGTTCCATCGGCCTGTTTTACCGGGCTGTCCGCGAGGATGTGCAACTGCGGCGTTGGACGGTCGAGATCGTGTTCATCGACGACGGCAGCCAGGATCAGACAGGCCGGATCGCGAAGCGCATTGTTCAGCGCGACCCTCTCGTCGTGCTGCTGACGTTGTCGCGCAACTTCGGCAAAGAGGCGGCGCTGTTCGCAGGCATCGAACACGCCACGGGCGACGCAGTGATTCCGGTAGACGTCGATCTTCAGGACCCGATCAGCGTCATCGCTCAACTGATCGAAGCGTGGGGTGACGGCGCGGAAGTGGTGCTCGCCAAACGTCGGCATCGCAGCATGGATAGCGTTTTCAAACGCTGCTCTGCGGCGCTGTTCTACAAAATCCTGCGTCGGATTTCAGCGACGCGAATCGATGAAAATGTAGGTGATTTCAGGCTGCTGGATCGCAAAGTCGTCGAGGTCATCAAAGGCATGCCTGAACAGCAAATGTTCATGAAAGGCCTATTGTCATGGGCCGGATTCGATACGGTTACAGTCGAATACGATCGCGCGCCAAGGGCGGCAGGCAGCAGCACATTCAATGTCTGGAAGCTGTGGAATCTGGCACTGGACGGCATCACGTCGTTTAGCACGGTGCCCTTGCGAGTGTGGACCTATGTGGGTGGCGTCATCTCACTGCTCACCTTGGCGTATTCGGTGTACCTGATCCTGAATTTCGCCCTCAATGGCAATCCAGTGCCTGGGTATTCCTCGCTGATGGTGTCGATCCTTTTTCTCGGCGGTGTACAACTGATCGGCATCGGCATCATGGGCGAGTACATCGGCAGGATTTACCTGGAGAGCAAGCATCGGCCGCGGTATGTGGTGAAGCAGATCATCAGGCATGAGGACGCAAATGGATGA
- a CDS encoding glycosyltransferase family 39 protein — protein sequence MDDGVVVRPSSSGDLRDACLWGLILAAAAAVRLYRLDGAALWYDEAFSRVMSTHSLGELWSISVSDVHPPLYYFVLKGWIALLGDGLIAMRGLSAFASVLTVGMGMWLTRLVSTRRAAVFAGILLVMLPIAVRYSHEVRMYALLAVWMTGAMIALVYWMKAPSRYMPLVVYALLITAGLYTHYFAILGILSHWLFLLAMRPMPNETAPRLILRSAWWLANLTIALLFLPWLPVFVAQLGQSSNLGWIHPVTLAAIPSALWQYLTLVNGAQWPALVRWAPVPVLAGICVLCLLRDMRPGRLSLLLVIYLWAPLLVIFVVSWQLPLFVARYFLFSALALPIILGIALDEVARKRTGLAAIGCLILIGIEAFGMRNLYGEYDTTNADGRETQERINLIAEWIDHRYQPTDQVVVLNYFWYPSLVYYSRHAGKPLLYAPRVQGSGAECVVYCRFKAPYASGQDDFYLESLNHLPAGTARVWLVDGADATDFQLTLPCQWRWADTQIRGDNRLRLYDVGQGGSRPCPTP from the coding sequence ATGGATGACGGCGTCGTGGTGAGACCTTCCTCCTCCGGCGACCTGCGCGACGCCTGCCTGTGGGGGTTGATTTTAGCTGCCGCTGCAGCAGTGCGCCTGTATCGGCTGGACGGGGCTGCGCTCTGGTATGACGAAGCGTTCAGCAGGGTGATGAGCACGCATTCGCTGGGCGAACTCTGGTCGATTTCAGTCTCGGACGTGCACCCCCCGCTTTACTATTTCGTGCTCAAGGGATGGATCGCGTTGTTGGGCGACGGCCTGATAGCCATGCGTGGCTTAAGCGCTTTCGCGAGTGTGCTGACGGTGGGCATGGGGATGTGGCTGACCCGTCTGGTAAGCACTCGTCGCGCTGCAGTTTTCGCCGGGATTCTGCTCGTCATGCTTCCCATCGCGGTCCGATACAGTCATGAAGTTCGCATGTATGCGCTGTTAGCCGTGTGGATGACGGGGGCGATGATCGCACTGGTGTACTGGATGAAAGCGCCGTCGCGGTACATGCCTCTGGTGGTTTACGCGCTATTGATTACGGCCGGGCTATACACCCATTACTTTGCGATTCTCGGCATACTGTCGCATTGGTTGTTCTTGCTGGCCATGCGCCCAATGCCCAATGAGACTGCCCCTCGACTCATTCTGCGGTCGGCGTGGTGGTTGGCCAATTTGACGATTGCATTGTTGTTTCTGCCCTGGCTTCCAGTGTTCGTTGCTCAACTCGGTCAGTCCAGCAATCTTGGCTGGATTCATCCCGTCACGCTGGCGGCAATCCCGTCGGCGCTCTGGCAGTACCTGACGCTGGTGAATGGCGCGCAGTGGCCTGCCCTGGTCCGCTGGGCACCGGTGCCGGTGCTGGCAGGTATCTGCGTCCTCTGTCTGCTGCGCGATATGCGGCCCGGACGCCTGAGTTTACTGTTGGTGATCTACCTGTGGGCGCCACTGCTGGTGATTTTCGTCGTGTCATGGCAGTTGCCCCTGTTCGTCGCCCGTTACTTTTTGTTCTCGGCGCTTGCACTGCCGATTATTTTGGGAATTGCGCTGGACGAAGTGGCCCGCAAACGGACGGGGCTGGCGGCGATCGGGTGCCTCATATTGATCGGCATTGAGGCATTCGGCATGCGCAACCTGTACGGGGAGTACGACACCACCAACGCCGACGGCCGTGAGACTCAAGAGCGTATCAACCTGATCGCCGAATGGATCGACCACCGCTACCAGCCGACTGATCAAGTCGTTGTCTTGAATTACTTCTGGTATCCAAGCCTCGTTTACTACAGCCGTCACGCCGGTAAACCGTTGCTGTATGCGCCTCGGGTACAGGGAAGCGGAGCGGAGTGCGTGGTGTATTGCCGGTTCAAGGCGCCTTACGCTTCCGGCCAGGACGATTTCTATCTCGAAAGCCTCAATCACCTTCCGGCAGGCACCGCCCGTGTCTGGCTGGTGGATGGTGCTGATGCCACCGATTTTCAGCTGACGCTTCCCTGTCAATGGCGATGGGCGGACACCCAGATCAGAGGCGATAACCGGCTGCGGCTCTACGACGTCGGGCAGGGTGGCTCAAGGCCCTGTCCGACGCCTTGA